A window of Castanea sativa cultivar Marrone di Chiusa Pesio chromosome 1, ASM4071231v1 contains these coding sequences:
- the LOC142619781 gene encoding putative cytochrome c oxidase subunit 5b-like, which produces MWRRAVSSSSTTPQLLLRKLSPPSSASSLNIVRSLTSTSSATTPPPHSQTLFSTPLSGNTLKKVEDVMPIATGHEREELEAALQGRNVLEINYPVGPFGTKDLPAIVKSVFDKRIVGCPGGEGEDEHDVVWFWLEKGKPHECPVCSQYFKLEVVGPGGPPDGHGDDHHH; this is translated from the exons ATGTGGAGGCGAGCGGTGTCATCGTCGTCAACAACTCCTCAGCTCCTCCTGCGAAAGCTATCACCACCATCATCCGCTTCTTCCCTCAATATCGTCCGATCGCTTACATCCACCTCTTCCGCAACAACGCCGCCGCCTCACTCTCAGACTCTTTTCTCTACCCCTCTTTCCG GTAATACTTTGAAGAAGGTCGAAGATGTAATGCCCATTGCTACTGGACATGAGCGAGAGGAACTTGAGGCTGCCCTTCAg ggaAGGAACGTTCTTGAAATCAATTACCCAGTTGGCCCCTTTGGTACCAAG GATTTACCTGCTATTGTCAAGTCTGTCTTTGACAAACGTATAGTTGGATGCCCTGGTGGTGAAGGAG AAGATGAGCATGATGTTGTGTGGTTTTGGTTGGAGAAAGGCAAGCCACATGAATGCCCTGTCTGTTCTCAATATTTCAAG CTGGAAGTGGTTGGCCCTGGGGGTCCTCCTGATGGCCATGGAGACGACCATCACCATTGA